In Streptomyces sp. TLI_146, the genomic stretch CCTGATGACCTCGGGGCGGGCGATCAGCCACTCCGAGGAGAGCCCCCGCCCGCACGCCCGTCTGCTGCACGGCGCCCAGCTCTGGGTCGCCCTGCCCGACGCCCACCGTCACACCGAGCCGCACTTCCAGCACCACGCGGACCTGCCCACGGTGACCGCGCCGGGCCTGAAGGCCACGGTGATCCTCGGCGAGCTCGACGGCGCCGCGTCGCCGGGCACGATCTACACGCCCCTGGTCGGCGCCGACCTGACCCTGACGGCGGGCGCGGACCTCGCCCTGCCCCTGGACCCCGACTTCGAGTACGCGGTCCTGTCGATGTCCGGCGAGGCCCACGTGGACGGCGTCCCGGTCCTCCCCGGCTCCATGCTCTACCTCGGCTGCGGCCGCACCGAACTCCCCCTGCGCGCCGCCTCCGACGCGGGCCTGATGCTCCTGGGCGGCGAGCCGTTCGAGGAGGAGATCGTGATGTGGTGGAACTTCATCGGGCGTTCGCAGGCGGACATCGAGGAGGCACGGGAGGAGTGGATGTCGGGGGCGCGGTTCGGCGAGGTGAAGGGATACGACGGGGAGCGGCTCTCCGCCCCCGCGCTGCCGCCGGTGCCGTTGAAGGCGCGGGGGAGGGTGCGGTGAGCGGGGGCTGACCTTCTGGCTCGTTACGTGGCGGTCGTCAGCCCCGGCACCCCTCTCGGCGTGCCGTCCGCGTCGATCGCGACGAACGTCAGCTGGGCCGTCGCCACCTCCGTCGTGGGGCCGGACGCGTTCCAGCGTTCGGCCGTGACCTGGACGGTGACGTCCATCGAGGTGCGG encodes the following:
- a CDS encoding pirin family protein, with translation MSNLDRQATLSVCGGRGFVVAEPVRELLSPRTVKLGESTEVRRLLPNLGRRMVGAWAFVDHYGPDDIADEPGMQVPPHPHMGLQTVSWLHEGEVLHRDSLGSLQTVRPRELGLMTSGRAISHSEESPRPHARLLHGAQLWVALPDAHRHTEPHFQHHADLPTVTAPGLKATVILGELDGAASPGTIYTPLVGADLTLTAGADLALPLDPDFEYAVLSMSGEAHVDGVPVLPGSMLYLGCGRTELPLRAASDAGLMLLGGEPFEEEIVMWWNFIGRSQADIEEAREEWMSGARFGEVKGYDGERLSAPALPPVPLKARGRVR